Proteins encoded by one window of Hylaeus volcanicus isolate JK05 chromosome 7, UHH_iyHylVolc1.0_haploid, whole genome shotgun sequence:
- the LOC128879312 gene encoding iodotyrosine deiodinase isoform X2, whose product MISELLPFWTKYWYHVVIGIISCVFLKVLYQVSKKSVISIKNDESDSKILNNGMEEPEDSSEETLGDSEEPALPKDLEHIPYEYKKSSESEMLRRASEFYKIVAARRTIRFFSPDPVPKEVIHEIIKAAGTAPSGAHTEPWTFVAVSSQKVKEQIRCVVETEEEINYKQRMGVKWTTDLLPLKTNWIKEYLTTAPYLLLVFKQTYGILPNGKKKVHYYNEISTSIACGILLTAIQYAGLVTLTSTPLNCGPAIRNILGRPPNEKLVVLLPVGYPAKDATVPALRRKPLSNILIEIH is encoded by the exons ATGATTTCTGAACTTCTACCATTTTGGACGAAATACTGGTATCACGTCGTGATCGGTATTATTTcttgtgtatttttaaaagtactttaccaAGTATCGAAGAAGAGCgtcatttctattaaaaacgATGAGAGTGattctaaaattttaaataacggtATGGAGGAGCCAGAAG ACTCTAGCGAAGAAACATTAGGAGATAGCGAGGAACCTGCTCTACCAAAAGACTTAGAACATATTCCatacgaatataaaaaatccTCTGAATCAGAGATGCTCCGTCGAGCATCAgagttttataaaatagtagCCGCTAGAAGAACTATAAGATTTTTCAGTCCAGACCCCGTACCAAAAGAAGTCATACATGAGATAATAAAAGCTGCAG GCACTGCGCCTAGTGGTGCACATACAGAACCATGGACATTCGTAGCGGTATCAAGCCAAAAGGTGAAAGAGCAAATACGATGTGTTGTTGAAaccgaagaagaaataaattacaagcaAAGAATGGGAGTAAAGTGGACCACTGACTTACTTCCGTTAAAAACCAATTGGATCAAAGAATATCTGACAACTGCACCTTACTTGTTGCTAGTATTTAAGCAAACTTATGGAATTTTGCCCaacggaaagaaaaaagttcATTACTACAACGAAATAAGCACATCGATAGCATGTGGTATTCTCCTTACGGCTATACAG TACGCAGGTTTGGTAACTCTGACTTCTACTCCTTTAAATTGTGGACCTGCCATCCGCAACATTCTTGGACGTCCTCCTAATGAAAAGCTTGTCGTATTACTACCAGTTGGATATCCGGCAAAGGATGCTACAGTGCCTGCTCTTCGACGAAAACCtctatcaaatattttaatcgaaattcatTGA
- the LOC128879312 gene encoding iodotyrosine deiodinase isoform X1 produces the protein MISELLPFWTKYWYHVVIGIISCVFLKVLYQVSKKSVISIKNDESDSKILNNGMEEPEDSSEETLGDSEEPALPKDLEHIPYEYKKSSESEMLRRASEFYKIVAARRTIRFFSPDPVPKEVIHEIIKAAGTILRNYIHSTVYISKSVLGTAPSGAHTEPWTFVAVSSQKVKEQIRCVVETEEEINYKQRMGVKWTTDLLPLKTNWIKEYLTTAPYLLLVFKQTYGILPNGKKKVHYYNEISTSIACGILLTAIQYAGLVTLTSTPLNCGPAIRNILGRPPNEKLVVLLPVGYPAKDATVPALRRKPLSNILIEIH, from the exons ATGATTTCTGAACTTCTACCATTTTGGACGAAATACTGGTATCACGTCGTGATCGGTATTATTTcttgtgtatttttaaaagtactttaccaAGTATCGAAGAAGAGCgtcatttctattaaaaacgATGAGAGTGattctaaaattttaaataacggtATGGAGGAGCCAGAAG ACTCTAGCGAAGAAACATTAGGAGATAGCGAGGAACCTGCTCTACCAAAAGACTTAGAACATATTCCatacgaatataaaaaatccTCTGAATCAGAGATGCTCCGTCGAGCATCAgagttttataaaatagtagCCGCTAGAAGAACTATAAGATTTTTCAGTCCAGACCCCGTACCAAAAGAAGTCATACATGAGATAATAAAAGCTGCAGGTACAATATTACGTAATTACATTCACAGTACTGTTTATATATCTAAGTCTGTTTTAGGCACTGCGCCTAGTGGTGCACATACAGAACCATGGACATTCGTAGCGGTATCAAGCCAAAAGGTGAAAGAGCAAATACGATGTGTTGTTGAAaccgaagaagaaataaattacaagcaAAGAATGGGAGTAAAGTGGACCACTGACTTACTTCCGTTAAAAACCAATTGGATCAAAGAATATCTGACAACTGCACCTTACTTGTTGCTAGTATTTAAGCAAACTTATGGAATTTTGCCCaacggaaagaaaaaagttcATTACTACAACGAAATAAGCACATCGATAGCATGTGGTATTCTCCTTACGGCTATACAG TACGCAGGTTTGGTAACTCTGACTTCTACTCCTTTAAATTGTGGACCTGCCATCCGCAACATTCTTGGACGTCCTCCTAATGAAAAGCTTGTCGTATTACTACCAGTTGGATATCCGGCAAAGGATGCTACAGTGCCTGCTCTTCGACGAAAACCtctatcaaatattttaatcgaaattcatTGA